Genomic window (Euleptes europaea isolate rEulEur1 chromosome 8, rEulEur1.hap1, whole genome shotgun sequence):
TACATGAGTGCTTCTCCAAACATGATTTTATGGTCCTGTAAAGTCTTGAAACTTCAAGCTGATCTACAGGCAAGCgcagatcagctcccttggaccTAGTACAACCTCCACTATAATAAACTTCGACAACAGACAATCAGTGAACTGAACTGCCTATTCTGATGCCTAATAATGGTATTCCAAAGTATATCATTTCACTGAAAGTAGTTTCTAAGCACTACTTAGAAACATGATCTGGCCCCAATAAGTAGACTCTGCCCAGGAATTTCTAAAAGTCAAATGGTCCATAATGGTAAGTTATGCTACATGATCTGTTCAATTTAACCTCACAATTCTAGTCAGATAGTTAGATTAATTTTTTGAATTCATCATACAACACAAGAAGAAAAGCACCACCCGTGCCTTGAAGGACATTAGACCACGCGCCCTTGAAGAAAGCTTTTCCACCTTCATCTCTTGCTATCTTCTTCCAACAGTCAATAGTTCCAGAGTacatgatgtcagctgctttacGCCCAGACTGCATCATCATACGACGGCGCACTGTGTCAAAGGGATAGGAGACCATACCAGCTACTACAGTTACAGTCTGTGCAATCATCCAGCTTATCACAATATGTGTGTTTCGAGGATCTGGAAGCATACCTTTTGCGGTGTCATAAACTCCAAAGTAGGCAGCTCTGTAGATGATTATACCCTGGACAGAGACATTGAACCCTTGATATAAGCCACGTAGGCCATCAGACCTGAAAATTTTCACTAGACAGTTGCCCAAACCGGTGAATTCTCTGTCAGCACCAGCCTTTCCAACATCAGCAGCCAGACGGGTTCTTGCAAAATCCAATGGGTAGACAAAGCAGAGAGATGTAGCTCCAGCTGCACCTCCAGAAGCCAAATTACCAGCAAAATACTTCcagaattgtgtgtgtttgtctacTCCACCCAAGAACACTTGCTTATACTTATCCTTGAAGGCAAAGTTGAGTGCCTGAGTGGGGAAGTATCTGATGACATTGGCCAAGTTTCCACGCCAAAAGGATAATGCTCCTTGCTCTTTTGGAATGCGAACTACACAATCAATAATTCCTTTGTACTGTTTCTCAGCAGCAATCTGTTTACTTGCATGTTGTACCTGGAGCAACAGCTTGACCCGCTCGATAGGCGCCACTGCCGTCTTGCTGATCGCCGCGGCCACGCCGCCTGCTAGGAAGTCCTTGGCGAAGGAGATGGCCTGGTCTGCCATGATAGCAGCTTGCCGCACGCAAAGAAAGGCCCTTTTTCACAGGCTTTGCCCAGAGTTTCAAAAGCTAGTTGTTCGGCCCGATTGAAACATGACACTGTCCTGTGGACCTTTGCACTGCCTGAAAGTAGGCTGCTACATGGCATAGCTGACCCTAAGCCTACATGGCACACTATTGCATTAGTAGTAGCTCATATTCAAGGGCAGAGTCCCACGAGAGAGTGCTtttgcttcctcggagctctttctgagcagaagaaaatctttttaaaactcaggcttggatttctccccccctctcctttcagattgctctgttttttatgttgttcttaaaaaaatttttaatgcggcagttgggttgggggggaatttAACTCACATAAGCACTATAAGTAAGCCaattaattacaaagcagcatttaaaggggcaggactggattttagcttggagactgctttccaacaggaaagtgtgggtccagcgagcaatgaacctcaggtaaaactcccatgcataaatgaccataaacTTCCCCAGACACCCTTTCCTATGGCATTTAACTCTCTGTTCTCTTCTGTGACTGCAAGCTGCAAACAAGAATTCTCTGTCTCTTATCTTCTCTATAATTTTCCAGTTCAGCTTCACAGCATTTCCTTTAATGAAGGAAAATGGGTGGGATGAAAGAGCCTCCTCTGAATCTGGGGGGGGGTATAGAAttatcttttccctccccccccccagtcaatgCACAAGTACCTGTCTGGATGCGTTCCCTCCAATACACTCCCTTTTCTGGCAACGTTGTTACCCAAATCGGCATACACAAAATGTCTTTTATGTGCAAAGGCATCTCCTTGCTAGCAGAGAGCAAACACATACATTTCGGGgtactttaaaatatatttgggaTCTTAACCCTGTGTATATACCAAGGTTCGGATTAAAGCCAGCACTTGAAAGAATGAGAGGGTATAAGCTTAAATgcttaaatttaatttaattaacaGAAAAGAAACCAAATTACATGATTTGCAGAGTAAAATGAAAGTATATaggaaagaaaaatgttttaGTAAAACAACACCAGATCTTTTTCTAATAAATTACCTGCCTATAAGGGAAAACTGAAAGGTGAAAACAAGACTCGTGAGCCTTGTCTTGGAGAGAAGGGGGACAGGTTCCTCGGCAGTGATGAAGCAGCTTTAGAAGCTTGAAGCTGACCAGGCAGGGGGAGAAAGTACAGCAAAGCAGATAATCTAGTGAATTCATATTATATgagattaattttaattttattttttgctcttatatcctgccctccccagcaagccggatcAGGGCAGTTCACAACACAAGCAGCCTcagaaatacaataaaatacaagaaagagcaataaaatggcattaaaatattgattaaaaaCAGGCGCCATAAAACAATCATAATACGTAAATCATCATTCATAATTAAAATTCTAATAATTCAGGTAATTCTGATGGTGCCAATTGCAGAAATATGCACTCCAGCAGGGCCTGTGAGCAGTCAGGACCCCCGtgccattaatagggttgccaggtctctcttcgccactggcaggagattttaggggcggagcctgaggagggcggggtttggggaggggagggatttcaatgccataaagtccaattgccaaagcagccattttctccaagtgaattgatcagttgtaatagcaggagatctccagctactacctggagtttggcaaccctaaccgttaatattaaatatttattaatgGTAAATTTACTAATGGTAAATAATGGTAATATTCATTTaccattaatattaaatataatgTAGATTGAAGGTAAGGGGGGATGcgaaagggaggccagcactgatggtaAACCATAGCGGCCCTCAACCATagtcctggtggaatagctccatcttgcaggccctgaggaattCCTTAAGATCTTGCAGGGCCCTAGTCTCACTTGAGAGCCTATTCCACCAGGCATACATACTTCCACCAAGTTATATAAGGGAAAGGAGTAGGAGACAGAGCGAGTCAGggagggaggtgaagggaagctaTTGAGTGTATGCAGGTAACCAATGAGCTGGGCAAGTTACTAGTGGAGGCGaatctctttcttttttccaggAACTTGGGGAAGGAGGGTGTTGCCAGGTGGCCAGAATTGTTTCATCTGTGCCTTTGGGATGCAAGCACACTGATCTCcgcaaaatgctgctcctggaggaataggagaccctgaggaatgacatgcgTGGGGTTTGTTGAAGGAACAGGAagttggtggaaattgccaatcaATCCTGGGTACAACCCATTGTTTCTCCCCTACTATAGCTAGATTCAGAATCTTGGAAGAACATCATTTGGGACTCAGTGTGAGCTTCCTTTCCCATTTTTTCATCTCTGTGCTATAATTTGATAGCTCTACATTTCACAACCATGTGTCTTCAAAAATAAAATCAACAGGATCTCAGCATCACGTCACAGTCTCATCAACTCTTAATCCCCCCATGTAGTCATCCTTTTAATTCCTTTGTTTCTAGTTTGTTTTTTAGTAACAGACTGGCTGTATTCACACAAAATACAGAAACCTCTGTTATAAGTACATCGTCTGGAATAGGAATTATGAGTCGATTACACATGCTTGTGAAAATAGCACTCTGAAAACTGTTCACACCTCAACATCAGCTTTGAAAATACAAGGAGGCTAGAGTTTTCAAGGTTTTGTGTACTTTTCTCACATCTGCTTGGAGTTAGGAATGAGTAGATTCTGCCAGCTCCATCCCGACTAGGATTTGTTTCTTCTTTGCTTCTGGGGTTTCATTCTGATAGACATCCTCTTCAGGATACAGAGCAGTTCCATCCAGTAGTGACCCTTCCatcatcctgctattacaactgatctccagccgatagagatcagttcacctggagaaaatggccgctttggcaattggactctatggcattgaagtccctcccctccccaaaccctgccctcctcagggtctgcctccaaaacctcccgccggtggcaaagaaggacctggcaaccccatttactGGATCTGGTGTACTGTACAATGCAAAAGTTTTCATTACTTACAATGAAGGCATTTCATTATTTAGTCAGCACTAGGtatattttgccctgacctggatggcccaggctagcctgatctcgtcagatctcaaaagcagggtcagccctggttagtatttggatgggaagtcaccaaggaataccagggttgctgtgcagaggaaggcattggcaaaccacctctgttagtctcttgcctcgaaaaccccataaggggtcgccataagttttctgtgacttgaaggcactttacacacacgcaggtATATTTTAGCAGATCAGGTTATCTCACAGTCTCATCACCGACTCTATATCAGCTAATTGTCTTGGCAAGATACAGCAATTGTTTGACTATGTTTATGTCTCCTGGGCCGCTACTGCAATCAGTGCCACTTTATCAGTAATGAATTTCCTTGCTCCCTAAAGGTTTAGCAAACCTTTTCAGCATCAGACCTTACTTTACAATATGCTTATTATTGTAAAGTTCCAAAAcaaatcctcccccaccccaccccggacaCTGCATGCAGTAGACAACACAATACATTATGGGTGATGTCCCCCATCGCCTCCTGACTGCAGATACACTGGTGTAaatttacaatgccatcctaagcagagttctgaCCTAAAACCTGCTTAGGATAGTGCTGGTAGTATCGCTAGTGTTAAGCGAGGCCAAGGGCATTGTTTGAAAGCCAAGTTCCACTAAAATATTTCTCAAAGAGTTGAATACAGTAAATAATTCgaacaattagggttgctaggtcccccttcgtaagtggcgggaggtttttggggtggagcctgaggagggtggggtttggggagaggagggacttcaataccatagagaccaattgccaaagtggcctttttctccaggtgaactgatctctatcagctggagatcagtagtaatagcaagagatctccggctagtacctggaggttggcaaccctatgaacgatAAATTGGCAAAGTGTGATCATGCTTTGTAAATAGACATCACTCTTCTGTCTGACCAGATGTCTTTTGCATATATCTTGCCCTTGACAGCATTTATATCAGCAGCAGCTCAGGGGACACAGCACAACTGAAGATCCACAATGTTTAGCCCAGCTGGTAATGTGTAGATACCTCATCAGAAATTATTTCAAGCAGGTATGAATCAGCACAAGAAGTTCTACAAGACCGTGATTGCTTCAGAAGTGGGTCCGTTGTATTTTGCTGCAAGCTGCTGTCTCCATTCCATTAAAAACTCTTGTTTGCTAACGTGTTTTGGAGACTGTGATTTGGACAAGTGATGCTAGAAAACCGGAAAGAGGCAGAAATGTGTACAGCCAGCAGATGGCGCTTATTGCTCATTTGATGCATCTCCAGTTTCCTTTTTGCAATTCAGCCCCAGTCTCCAGAACAGGAACTTATTAATTGAATAATAATGTACAGTAATATGTATTCATCATAAATGATAATTTGATGATGAATGCAACCTTGTTCTCTGCCCCTATGAAAAATACTGGATACATGCCTCTCCGTGAAATTTTACTTGCCAGTGGTCATTCTGGAAAAATACttagggtgtaactttgcttaggactgcgctGCTAGTTGTCTAGTCACCAGACTGGATGTGCTAGCTCATAAATACTTAGTTCAAAATGGTGTCTGATTATTTGCTGCCTTTGTAGATTATTCATGAAAGGGCCCTTGTAGAGTTTTCTTTGCTGACTGgtcttgttcttttaaaaattagctgTTAAATTTTGGGTTggtgtgtttaatttttttttaattagctctCAGTGTGATTACTGAGTCAAAATACTATATGAATATATATGCTAAGGTCTGTGGGTTCTGTTGTACTTCCATGGTTTtggagggaaaggaggaaaacAACACCAAGAAACAGGAtaaatttgtcttttttggcacaAAGGCTAGTCCTACTTCCTCTTCCAACCATCACAATAGACACTGAGCCTCTTGAAACAGAAACACTTGCGCATAGTGCCAGATAAAATTTTTTGGAGCTAAAACCAAAGAACTTATTCCACTTTATGCTTCTGAAACTAATCACAGACTAAGGCCCAGTCTGTGCAATCAAGACATGCCCCAAATGCAATTTTCTACTTTTGTGTGATAATATCAGCCATTCCCATGGCGTGATAATCCAAACTAAAGTTACAATTTGCAATCTTGTTACAGGtgatataggtagggttgccagctccaggttatgaaacacctggagattttaggggtggagcctgaggaggttggggttaagggggagggacttcaatgtggtataatgccatagagtccaccttccaaagcacccattttctccaggtaaactgatctctatcgcctggagatcagttgtaatagattaATGTATATTGGTTGCACATCTAGACAGATCAGACTTAGGATCGGGGAACATCGTGCCCGTATTCGGGCCAGAACTCAGGAAGCCCCGATGGTACAACATTACATTTTCCATGGCCATTCTgacactggctgttaccgcactaggtattcccagcgatgtattaagagtttgaaaatgttataaaaaatactgttcgcactttctatgtattcccaccgatgtattaagagtttgaaacttataaaaaatactgttcgcactttgtttggcctctttagctgtgaaaacgtcttccaaccattttttagccatggcatccaaaaacccttttaaagcaatgtttttttataacattttcaaactcttaatacatcgctgggaatacctagtatgGTAACAGCCACTGATTTATTATTCTTTGTGCTTTGGCAATACAAACCTCGACCCTTTCATATTCAAGATGAGAAAAAAATCCTATTGCAACAGGAAATGCGTTTCATTTTTGCTTTCCAAACGTTAATGACCAATGGATTGAACAGTGAATTCGATCTTTCCTGTTTTGTCTAGGGGATTCTCTATGTAGACTAATTAACTACCATGCAACATTAGTTATATCTCTTTAAATAGCCATGGCTTAACTTCAACTTGAGATTTCTCAGGCAACATGTAACCATCCTATTGGCTAACAGAGCTATTTCAGCCAAATTAGCAGGGCAGCTGATACCGCCACAAGAGAGAAGGAGTGCGTGAACACACAGTTTGTGTATGGGACGTACAAATTGGGGTAAGATGCTGAATTTACCACGCAACCCATGTGGTTATGTGAatattatgttttatattttgaagattatatgaattttttttgttacagcTTGACGGTCATATACCGGCTGCATATGACACAATTCGTCTTTAATTGTTAATTGTAcaatgagctgatgaagccagTCGAAACGTGTCACAACTAGTCTCACGTCCTCCTTTGGATTTCACTTGCCTCCGGGCCTCTCCTGGACTTTTACACCCTCAGAAACTTAGTGCCGGACGGCATCTACGAGGTCCTCTTGGTCCTTAATTGGGTGTTCATGCAACCTAACTATGAGGCTTACGCCCTAGTCCTTTGGTTGCATTGTTGCAGAATTGCAATTCCTATGTTTCAGACTGTCATGCACTCaatgttttgtatgtttgtgtgttgtgAGTTAGTTTATGATGTTAGTAAGTCTCAACAAATGGCATGCTGTTAATGCCTAACATTGTCATTAAATTTTGTTTTGATATTTTATAGTTTTGTTATTGTACACGATAGACTGAATACTGTATGAGACTCTGTGCTGCtactacctggacattggcaaccctagatatagggttgccagctctgggttgggaaattgccaGACATTTGGGAATTAAGCCTagggaggatagggtttggggaagggtgggacctcagtggggtataatgccataaacccaccctccaaagcagccattttctccgtcTCTGATATCTGGCAATGAGTTGTAACCCTGGAAGATCTGCTTTGAGTGCTATGGGAAATGGACTAGAAATATTTCAAATAcacaagcaattaaaaatactTCCTCAATGGCTCATCACATTTAAATCATCCCTAAGAACAACCTGATTGTAATCTTAACTGTTGGAGGATATTTATTACCTCAAGGTATCCGCCACACTCTCCATCTAGTAAAAAACTCACTGTTTTGGAAGATGTACTGGAAGAATAGCTCTAGTCTTAATGtaatttaatttgattttaacCATAGGTGGAACTGCATTTTTCCCCTTCACTTCCTGCAAACATTTCATTACTTAGAGTAAATGAAAACACTCTGGAGACTTGGTTTCAGAGACAAACTGCATACCAGAAGATTTTGCAGGACAGATGCTGAGGACCAAATCTTGCAGCTCTGCCATGCTGACCTATATTGCTTCGCTGCCGTATCTTACGGTGGCATCTTACTGATCATTACAAACTGCCATGCCACTGGCAGCTAGAGAACAAGCATTTTCAATAATCAGAAATAGTCTGAGCGTCTCAGAATACACCGAATCCTTAGCCTGCGGGGCTTTAGGAATTGGGTCTATCTATCATGGTAAGAATGCTGGTAGCTTAACGGAGAAGGCTTCCTCATGCTCTGATTAACCCAAGGATTTCCGTGCATAGTTTCCTACCTCTTTCATGCTGGAAAATAAGGCACGCTGTAGCTGAAAAATGTCAAAAGCTTCCCTCACATTCATTGTAGTGCTAGTTTGACCTATATTCTTTTCCAGAGCAGGAGGTAAGTAGGGCTGGTTattataaactttttttaaaaaaaaaattgcacatttGAACTAAGGAAACTCAGATTTAGCATCCGTTAGGAACAGTAAGTAGATATGCTTTTTCTGTGACAAAggtttttctttatatatgtTTCTCTTTTATCATTGTAAGTCACGTTGGATATTCTTTAAAATaggaaggcaagatataaattgtggtgtagcagtttgttggactaggatcttgggagacccaggttcgaatctctactGTAACTTGTaccatggaagttttctgggtgtccttggcccagtcacaaGGCCTCAGCCTAATCTGCTTtacagtgttgtgaggataaagtggaggagaggagaatgaagtaagctgctttcagtcgccattgggaagaaagatgagatataaataaagtaaataaaacacaTTCATCATATAATGTGTAGCAGACAGGAAATTAAGGACACAAAGGAGAGATGGGCAAACTCATAGGGCGCAGAAAAACACCCACAGCCTCTAGACATCGGAtggtagtttgttttttttaaaaaaaataatctcccctgatccagcagagtCTAAATATGTGTCCAGAGCCAACCACATTGTCATCTCTGATTATTTAAAAGGAGGAAGTATATGCAGATATAGTTCTTCTAAGGTCATATGACTATGACCATTTTCATTACTTTGTGTATGCTATTTTGTAAGCTTGTTCATTTTGCCCATTTTTATGGCTGGTATCCCCCGTTAATTGCTTTATTTGATGGGATTTTAAAACTTGAACCAGTATGTTCATGAAATTTGGTAACATCTCTGGTGCATTCCATTATGCATGTGAAATTTGTTTTGTTCAGTGAAATGAAGTGGGCATGCTGAAAACGTTCAGGATCCACGTGGACATTTGTCAAGACCATATGCAACACATGCAAGGACTCTGCTTGGTGTATTATAATTCAGGTGTCTATCCCTTGATGACACACAGCTAACTGTGAATTGGCTCGAATGAAAACTGTTGTCTTTGTGGTAATATGAAAGCTGTAGGGTTCTCTAATGGGTGGTTTCAAATGCATTTCCttgcagagtttctccagtctaagcccactgaaatcaatgcgcttagactggagtaactctgcacaggattgcacagcCAGTCACTCCCAGAATTTGTTTTCGGTACCGGAACTCATCTGTGAGATATCTGAAGATGTAATATATAGCATGGTCTTCCATCACCACCTCTATACTAACGGCATCAAAATCTACACATCTGGAATTAGAAAAACTTAATGTCTTAATGTTTGCTTTTAGCACAGttgattttaaaaagttatatacTGGTCACTGGTTCAAGTAATGTTCTAATTAATTTTTTGGAATGTTTTTATGAGGTTTTTCCTGTAGATTCTTCTAAAGTCTCTTGACTGAAGGCATGTGCAGGATATAAATTATTTAATACATACACGATTAAATGTTTGGATTATTATAAACCAATGTTAATCATTACTTCCATTAGTCTTTCTAAAATTAAGAGCAGGCACAGCAGCAGTTTCAGCAGTTGTTTGCATTCCTATAGGTCTATAAAGTCAGCAAAGTAACTCTGACATCTCCTATGCTTAGGAAAACAAATACCAAATAAAAGCTTCTCCCCACATCTTTAATGGCCATAAAGAAATACAATCCCGCTAATTTCCATCTAAGAAGTGACTTTTCGTATGAAAGGAACAGAGCGTGCTGCACTTCATTTAACAAACGCTGGGTTGCAAGAAGAGATTTCATAAAATGAAATATAAACTTCCAAATGCTATTTTAATGGTGGGATATTTCCATCTTAAATATTTCAGTCTTTACGTGCCTAGGTATCAGTACTGATTTTTGTCAATGCTGCGTTCagtatcaccaccaccacccccatcctcCCAGTCCGTTCTTTTACTAGGATTGAGCTCCACAGAATTTTCCAGTATGGTTTTGAACTGACTGAAATGTAAAGAACTGGGTAATTTAAGAGAGGGCTTAATAGACCTCAAAGAAATTCCTTAACTGGCATCATACTGAAAACATTTTGATTCCTGGTACAGCAAATATGCTGTGGCATTTACTCTTCATTAAAAAATGAATGACCACAGTACCAGGATGTGGCTAGTCTTAAAAGCTACTGTGCACATTTATGCCGATGGAGTCTTTTGGGAACTGGCTTGTTTTTTATCATAAAAGTAATGAGGAGTTACTTGAGGGATTTATTCCGAAACTTTAAACTGTGTGTAAATTCCTGAGGATCAAATTAAGCTGAAGGTAAATAGCATTCTGAATGGCGTTTCAGTCAAGGCATCCTAATAGAGGCAAAGAGACCTAGCTAAGAGAAACCATTGCTGATTCAGATATAGACTCTTCATTAAGGGGTTCAAAGATCCCACATGCCAATGATAAAAGAGCATATTTCATAATGTGATGTTTGGGGCCTCCTCGAATGATTGCATGTCACTTTCTAGATGAACAGTCAGTTATTTCAGAGTAGAAAAAGGAGAAATGGGCAATGGTTCTATGTTGTTCTCCATGTCATTCAAGACCCATTATCGGATGtgttaatatatatatgtgtgtgtgtgtaaagtgccttcaagtcacagctgacttatggcgaccccttttggggggttttcatggcaggagactaacagaggtggtttgccagtgccttcctctgcacacaaccctggtattccttggtggtctcccctccaactactaaccagggctgatcctgcttagcttctgagatctgacgagatcaggctagcctgggccatccaggtccagtTTACTGTATATACATACAGTAAAATTCTGGAAACAGATTTTCAAGTTAAGCCATTTTGAGTTGCTTTTTGGGGAGGGTCACATTATAGGCCTCATGGTCGACTGAAGCAGCCAACACAAGCAAATCCAACCAGCAAGCAACCTTTATGTCTTTATGCACAGTTAACGTCATTGCTACCTTTCCCAGGGCTGGGTATGGTATC
Coding sequences:
- the LOC130481668 gene encoding ADP/ATP translocase 3-like → MADQAISFAKDFLAGGVAAAISKTAVAPIERVKLLLQVQHASKQIAAEKQYKGIIDCVVRIPKEQGALSFWRGNLANVIRYFPTQALNFAFKDKYKQVFLGGVDKHTQFWKYFAGNLASGGAAGATSLCFVYPLDFARTRLAADVGKAGADREFTGLGNCLVKIFRSDGLRGLYQGFNVSVQGIIIYRAAYFGVYDTAKGMLPDPRNTHIVISWMIAQTVTVVAGMVSYPFDTVRRRMMMQSGRKAADIMYSGTIDCWKKIARDEGGKAFFKGAWSNVLQGTGGAFLLVLYDEFKKLI